One window from the genome of Oreochromis niloticus isolate F11D_XX linkage group LG20, O_niloticus_UMD_NMBU, whole genome shotgun sequence encodes:
- the LOC100705991 gene encoding E3 ubiquitin-protein ligase RBBP6-like, with protein sequence MASSVNTTSPDQTRAKRGNNNVDKMDVPGTSGVNVAPTAQLADRRKSQELEICKMRLEYQKDKIDELTKERDYLKEQLAASLSKEPTSSVQDSSDVLSMSSLSSDGSFDESSDSSISTTLSDEDRKKRKKKAKAKNHKKSKKHDQKLRTRVQNPKQVVTQHNTILRLSKRGATISAGSGPEHDCGNCSNC encoded by the exons ATGGCTTCCTCTGTGAACACGACAAGCCCAGACCAAACCCGGGCAAAACGGGGAAATAATAACGTGGACAAGATGGATGTTCCTGGTACCAGtg GTGTGAATGTTGCCCCAACTGCACAGCTGGCAGACAGAAGAAAATCACAAGAGTTGGAGATCTGTAAGATGAGGCTAGAGTATCAAAAGGATAAGATTGATGAGCTCACCAAAGAAAGAGACTATCTAAAGGAGCAATTAGCAGCAT CTCTCTCAAAGGAACCTACAAGTTCTGTCCAGGATTCCAGTGATGTATTGAGCATGTCTTCACTTTCCTCTGATGGGTCTTTTGATGAGAGTTCTGACTCCTCCATCAGCACAACTTTATCAgatgaagacaggaagaagaggaagaagaaggccAAAGCAAAAAATCACAAGAAGTCAAAGAAACATGACCAAAAACTCAGAACAAGAG TCCAGAATCCTAAGCAAGTGGTCACCCAGCATAACACGATTTTGAGGCTGTCCAAAAGAGGAGCGACCATATCTGCTGGGAGTGGACCGGAACACGATTGTGGCAACTGCTCCAATTGCTGA